TCTTGGACGAGCGCGTCCTACGGCCAGCGGGAGCGCGGCTGGGGTGGGGCAGCGGCGGCCGGGCGCGCGGCGTCCTGGGGGAGCCGGGGCGGCGAGGGTGCGGTGCCGCCGGGTGGGGGCGACGCCGTATCGGTGGCCGGCGCCGGCCGCTCCGCGGGGTAGACGGGAGCCCGGCGTCCCACCGCGACCACCAGGGCTACCGCGACCGCGGCGAGCACCGTGACCCCGTCGACCCGTTCGCCCAGGGCGGCGTGGGCGACGAAGAGGGTCAGGAAGGGCTGCAGCAGCTGCAACTGGCTGGTCCGCGCCACCCCGGCCAGGGCCATGGCGTGGTACCAGAGGATGAAGGCGCCGAACTGGGTCACGACGCTGATGTAGAGCCAGGCCAGCCAGGCCCGCACCGCCGGGTCCCACCCTGGCCGGGCGGCTGCCGTCGCCGCAGCGGCGGAGAGGGGTGGGGACCCCATCGGCGCCGGCCCGGAGGAAGGGGGTCCCGGGACGGACGGGGCCGCAGGCCCGGCGATGATCGCCCCCCAGGTCGCGGCAAGGGTGAGCGGCAGGGCGGCCCACAGCCCCCATGCGATGGGGAGGAACCCGCCATGACGCCGCGCCAGGCGGCCGCCCTCCGCGTGCCCGGCGGCGGCCAGCACGACGGCCGCCAGCATCAGGAAGTCGGCGGCGTGGGGGCGACCGGCCCCCTGGCGCACGGCGAATCCCACCACCACGCCGCTTCCCACCATCGCCGCCAACCAGAACCGGGCCGAGGGCCGCTCCCCCGCCCGCAACGCGGCGAGTCCCGATGTCAACAGGGGCAGCAGTCCCAGGAGCACCGCCCCGTGGGCTGCCGGGAGCTGGGTCAGCGCCAGCGTCGAGAGCCAGGGGAAGGCGACGGTGGTGCCGGCGGCCACCACGAGGACCGAGGGCCATGCGGTCGGGGGAGGCAGCCAGCGGGCCATCGTGCGGACGGCGGGGCGTCCCCGGGGGGATCCGGGCGCGGCGGCGCGGCCGCGGACCGTGAGGGCCGCGAGGGCCGCGGCCAGGGCCGCGCCCGCCGACCGGCCGGGGCCCACCAGCTCGCCGGGGAGGTGCTCCAGGGCCACCCGGGTGGCGGGGAGGGTGAGGCTGAAGAGCGCGACGGCCAGCAGCCCCAGGGCGGCGCCCGCGGCCTCGCGGGCGCCGCCCTGGCGATGGGGCCTGGGCTCCCGTCGACGATCCCGCCGCGGGGCGGCATGGATGGCACCGGCACCAGGAGCCGGCACCGCGCGGTCGCGGTTCCGACGGCGGCAACGCGGCGAACGCAAGGGGTCCCCGTCCTTCCCCGGGTCCGGCATCGGCCGCGGTCCCAGTCTACGCCGGGACCGAGGGGAGCGTTCGCGCCGGGCCGACGTCCCGGGGCGTCGCTGCGCTGCTCACCCCAGGGCCCGCAGGTCTCGCACG
The sequence above is drawn from the Thermaerobacter sp. FW80 genome and encodes:
- a CDS encoding DMT family transporter: MRSPRCRRRNRDRAVPAPGAGAIHAAPRRDRRREPRPHRQGGAREAAGAALGLLAVALFSLTLPATRVALEHLPGELVGPGRSAGAALAAALAALTVRGRAAAPGSPRGRPAVRTMARWLPPPTAWPSVLVVAAGTTVAFPWLSTLALTQLPAAHGAVLLGLLPLLTSGLAALRAGERPSARFWLAAMVGSGVVVGFAVRQGAGRPHAADFLMLAAVVLAAAGHAEGGRLARRHGGFLPIAWGLWAALPLTLAATWGAIIAGPAAPSVPGPPSSGPAPMGSPPLSAAAATAAARPGWDPAVRAWLAWLYISVVTQFGAFILWYHAMALAGVARTSQLQLLQPFLTLFVAHAALGERVDGVTVLAAVAVALVVAVGRRAPVYPAERPAPATDTASPPPGGTAPSPPRLPQDAARPAAAAPPQPRSRWP